One Esox lucius isolate fEsoLuc1 chromosome 1, fEsoLuc1.pri, whole genome shotgun sequence genomic region harbors:
- the spa17 gene encoding sperm surface protein Sp17 isoform X2, whose protein sequence is MSVPFSNTHLRVPRGFGNILEGLAREVLRDQPKDIPTFAAQYFTARLKERNESGLDPAEWCARLEDRFYNSHAFKDSRNQVNTRSANDAHLNISEKNTNLTKSQMENETDYTRSDGVPTPTTSKLDVFDDLQETESHAIDEMDNITDEYVIATQFDHSSEMSSGRQSDMDADSEEHSEKEDIMEETADVSSRVNMTGGEINERADKEVCQSEFEPSQEILHSGLSSLDVCAQELRQTEVKEETSCYEISSGDKEILEISNKVSHSCGLELNEGVSYAGLSNLDVCAEELRETEESQRQTTLNSLSGNFKDKDLADAQENSIPLMTESDHLILLEASHNSVGVPEEEGIEKLIVATKYTGETHDIAPCNDDGSRMLSDNKDEINTKPVLETLEVKTDEQQPGEDGFVKLSSTEAEKNDVLSGDAEEETGLVGHDNQNLIALNTDIEEEEETVTAEAEAQIKAMEQEAAEIQKEQYEQDYSNYSSDEDEGKCSKLKISTSQQSSELVQKKEDETDHENKDPNEEEIDNQHYSSELEKKQEMDNDEAPISDDDAEHGGRYISNTFDTSEKRGETNDLSEMFDDEDDDEDKEGTYVVRNSPQSIPETKEKDYDSFLELNKPVLPELADQEMEIRPGNGEVTKKGTEDIAETQKDTDVVEPKEDWETERKVLEDAVTPSHETDPADDTPGHMPEGELKDTMDPESKTGDEENCSQPQEEEDIMDIPLDDPEANKAAAKIQAGFRGHMTRKKIKPADKPEGEQEEEEEHQEDQRE, encoded by the exons ATGTCTGTGCCTTTCTCAAACACTCACCTCCGTGTACCACGTGGCTTTGGCAACATCTTGGAGGGGTTGGCTAGAGAAGTGTTGAGAGATCAACCTAAGGACATTCCTACCTTTGCTGCACAATACTTCACTGCTCGTCTCAAAGAGAGAAATG AGAGTGGCTTGGATCCTGCTGAGTGGTGTGCCAGGCTTGAGGACAGATTCTACAACAGTCATGCATTCAAG GACTCACGAAATCAAGTCAACACCAGGTCAGCAAATGATGCACATCTGAATATATCTGA GAAAAATACTAATTTGACCAAATCCCAAATGGAAAATGAAACTGATTATACCAGATCAGATGGGGTTCCAACTCCCACAACCTCCAAACTTGATGTCTTTGATGATCTGCAGGAAACTGAAAGTCATGCAATAGATGAAATGGACAATATCACAGATGAATATGTAATCGCAACGCAATTTGATCACTCCTCAGAGATGTCAAGCGGGAGGCAGTCAGATATGGATGCAGACTCTgaggaacacagtgaaaaagAGGACATAATGGAAGAGACGGCTGATGTATCCAGTAGAGTTAACATGACAGGCGGTGAGATTAATGAAAGAGCTGACAAAGAGGTATGCCAGTCTGAATTTGAGCCCTCTCAAGAGATTTTACACAGTGGACTTTCAAGTTTGGATGTATGTGCTCAAGAATTGAGGCAGACTGAAGTGAAAGAAGAAACATCTTGTTATGAAATCAGCAGTGGTGATAAAGAGATTCTAGAAATCTCCAATAAAGTGAGCCACAGTTGTGGATTAGAACTTAATGAAGGTGTGTCCTATGCTGGTctttccaatttggatgtgtgtgctGAAGAACTAAGAGAGACTGAAGAGAGCCAGAGACAAACCACCTTAAATAGTCTCAGTGGTAACTTCAAAGATAAAGATCTTGCTGATGCTCAGGAGAATTCAATACCGCTCATGACTGAATCTGACCATCTTATTTTACTTGAAGCATCTCACAATTCAGTGGGTGTTCCAGAAGAGGAAGGAATTGAGAAGCTAATTGTTGCTACAAAATATACTGGAGAAACACATGATATTGCTCCCTGTAATGATGATGGCTCTAGAATGTTGTCAGACAACAAAGATGAGATCAACACAAAACCGGTGCTTGAAACACTTGAGGTAAAAACTGATGAACAGCAGCCAGGGGAAGATGGCTTTGTCAAACTTTCATCAACTGAGGCagaaaaaaatgatgttttgtcTGGAGATGCTGAGGAAGAAACAGGCCTTGTTGGACATGATAATCAAAACCTTATTGCACTTAACACTGACattgaagaggaagaggagacagtAACTGCTGAGGCTGAAGCTCAGATAAAAGCCATGGAGCAGGAGGCCGCTGAAATACAAAAGGAACAATATGAACAAGATTATTCAAATTATTCAAGTGACGAGGATGAGGGAAAATGTAGTAAGTTGAAAATCAGCACGTCTCAGCAATCCTCAGAACTAGTGCAGAAAAAAGAGGATGAAACTGATCATGAGAACAAAGATCCTAATGAAGAGGAAATTGATAATCAGCATTATTCCAGTGAATTGGAAAAGAAGCAAGAGATGGATAATGATGAAGCTCCTATCAGTGATGATGACGCAGAACATGGGGGAAGATACATTTCAAACACATTTGATACCTCAGAAAAACGAGGAGAAACAAATGACCTCTCTGAAATGtttgatgatgaggatgatgatgaggataAGGAGGGTACGTATGTTGTTAGAAACTCCCCACAGAGCATTCCTGAGACAAAAGAGAAAGATTACGATTCATTTCTGGAGTTAAACAAACCGGTTTTACCTGAGCTAGCTGACCAGGAAATGGAGATTAGACCAGGAAATGGAGAGGTCACCAAGAAAGGGACAGAGGACATCGCTGAGACTCAGAAGGACACAGATGTTGTGGAGCCCAAGGAGGACTGGGAAACAGAACGGAAAGTACTGGAAGACGCAGTGACCCCATCTCATGAGACAGACCCAGCTGATGACACCCCAGGGCACATGCCAGAGGgagaactgaaggacaccatGGACCCTGAAAGCAAGACGGGTGACGAG
- the LOC105011580 gene encoding uncharacterized protein LOC105011580 — translation MSILVHFAMLLLFCKDSVTCATQEIQLEVVNAAVGESLELNCTYNCSGGFVRGHWKKVPQCNDCPRLMETKGRTMNGDLCTLSLSFLNVSKEDFQYNYTCFTEDHGSEVFQYKTERLVSLQEQAQPSARTTKVTTDVSVTVLPNHEDFTNNEDSRGIKLLATITVIVAVLLAFVAAYLCMSHNQYVKGKRADGKTSKAGPVVARPTATGTFSTSCERVAVRITPADCQSDQEVPYADIMITVRGASTPELTQISYLAPGDHKQRWREEPGPNLAARTHLQVSRSADRLHVHPREVSRKMSTSSEYAVITYS, via the exons ATGTCAATCTTAGTCCACTTCGCAATGCTTCTTCTTTTTTGCaaag ATTCCGTAACTTGTGCAACCCAGGAGATACAGCTCGAAGTCGTTAATGCCGCAGTCGGAGAATCACTTGAATTGAACTGCACCTATAACTGTTCCGGTGGATTTGTCCGGGGACACTGGAAGAAAGTCCCTCAGTGTAATGATTGCCCTCGGCTAATGGAAACAAAAGGTCGGACCATGAATGGTGACCTCTGCACGTTATCCTTGTCTTTTCTGAATGTTTCTAAAGAAGATTTTCAGTACAACTATACCTGCTTTACTGAAGATCATGGAAGTGAAGTATTCCAATACAAGACAGAGCGGCTGGTATCACTGCAGGAACAAG CGCAACCTAGTGCCCGAACCACAAAAGTCACTACTG ATGTATCAGTGACAGTATTACCTAACCATGAAGACTTCACAAATAATG AGGATTCTCGAGGCATCAAGTTGTTGGCAACCATCACGGTTATAGTGGCTGTGTTGTTGGCATTCGTGGCTGCCTACTTATGCATGAGCCACAATCAATATGTCAAAG GAAAACGTGCTGATGg CAAGACATCAAAAGCGGGACCGGTTGTTGCTAGGCCAACAGCAACAG GCACATTCTCAACCAGTTGTGAGAGGGTGGCAGTAAGAATAACTCCAGCGG ATTGCCAGAGTGATCAGGAGGTTCCATATGCTGACATCATGATTACTGTCAGAGGTGCCAGCACACCAGAGCTTACACAGATTTCCTACCTGGCTCCAGGGGACCATAAACAG CGGTGGAGAGAGGAGCCAGGCCCCAACCTTGCAGCCAGGACCCACCTTCAGGTCTCCCGCTCAGCTGACAGGCTGCATGTCCACCCCCGAGAGGTTTCTAGGAAGATGAGCACAAGCTCTGAGTACGCTGTCATCACCTATTCTTAA